The following nucleotide sequence is from Aminobacterium mobile DSM 12262.
TGTTCAGATGCAAGCTGGAGAACAAAAGGAACATTTCTATCAGCACAAAGATGAAACCAATGGGAAGAACGTAAAGGAGGTACATCCAGTACAGCCAAATCTACACCTGACGGAAGATCTCTTTCGTTTTTTACTTCAAAAAGAGTCCCATTAAAAGTTCGCAATCTTTCCCATGCACGACGACAAGCTCCGCTCCAAGCCGTTCCTTCACCAATAAAAGCTATGGAACATGGATTAAATAACTTTTCAAAATTTACTTCAGAAACCATGGAGAAGAGCCCCCTTATATATAGGCATAATATCCGTATTCCCGATAATATTTGATGTTATTGTACATTTACTTGGAGAGAAGAGATACGTTTTATCATACTATAGATATCTTACTAAACTACATACCCAAGTTCGTTGAGCTTGGCCTGTTTTTACACATCCAAATCCTCACTCGGAACAAAAGCAAGAGGGAGAGCTCTTCGCTCTCCCTCTCCTTCATTCTCTTGAAAATAAGGGATCTAATTCCCCAAACCTTTAATTCGATCAGAACCCTTTTTAATGCCTGAAGCAACAAGATCCTTACCCTGCAGAATATCCCATTTTAAGTTCAAGACCAACAGGAACAGGGCAGAAAAACCATCAACTCTCCAATCCGCATTTTCCTTCTCAAAAGCTTTCCCCACTGTTTCGAGCTGCTCTATGCCATACCCATCTTTCCTTACCTCTTCAAGAAAGTCCTCCAGATCTTCTATAGTATTAATTTCTGCTGCTTGTAAAATATTATGAAGATACGTGAAGCTCTCAGCTAAATACTCTTCTGTGGGGTAATAGGCCGGGAACCCTGCCTTTACTGCATTAGCAGCCCACTCTTCTGGGATTTCAAGATGTTCTTTAAAATAATCAGCTAAGGCCTGACGAGTCAACGGACGACTTTCCAGTTCTGAAGCTGAAAAAGGTTCTGTCCGAACAGGCGCTACAGGTACTGCTGATTCTTTTGTTGATTCCCATAAATCTAAAAACCCCTCATCCGCCTCCTCCAAAAGAGCGCTGAGACGAAGTAACTTTCTTTTCAGTTTTTTCTGAGTAAGCGAGTCAGTGGCGGTATGGCTGACTTTGGGAGCTATACTAGCCCAGGCCTCTTGAATCACTGTTCTGACTTGCACCGTGCATTTCAAATCCCGATATTGACTCCACTCACGAAGTCGTGAACGTTCAGAAGAAAGAGAGACTACATAAGAAATTGCCGGATAACCAAATCTCTCCGGATCATCTACCAAGCTAGAAGTGGTAACAGAATGAGCTAAATCCACAAGGAACTCTTGTTGAAGAATTTTTTCGACCTTGCGAACATCTTCTGGGAAATGGAGCAACACACGAATCTGAGAGAGATCAGGAAATGCGTCAAGAGAAGAAATAACATCTTCTCCTCTTCCCATTAATTCTGACATAAAGTCATCAGGATTCTTCGCCCACCCTTGAACCCCATAAACCGCCATATCGTCTTGTCTAATCAAGTCTTGAACAAGATTTTTAACACGCATTGTAAACTCTTCATAGAGGGAAAGCTTTTCTAAATAAACCCTTCCCCATTCTTCAGCCTTCCGACCTTCCATTCATTAATCACCGCCTATTAATGATAGATCTTATCCCATCTGCACCACTGAAATACGTGGCCCCCATAGCTATTTTGTTGAGACAGAGGCCGTAAAGCCGTCTGTAGTATATATTAAATCAACCTTCTTGAAAAGGATTACTCATTTTATCCCCCATATTGAGGGAATTCGCAAGAACCAATCTAAAACGAGCTATAAAAAGGTTATCAGGTGCCAACTTTCGAGCTCTCTCTATAGCTTCCCAAGCCTCTTTGGGTCTATCTGCCTGAAAAGCCGCATGAGCTAAAAGTGAAGAATAAAAAGCTTCGTTACTCACAACTATATTTTGGGATTTTCCGCTATTTTCTACCTGCTCATTCTGCAAAGCATCCCATGCCTGACACATCATCAAGTACACCTGTCTGTCTCCTGGATTTATTTCTATAGCTCGACGTAGTGAGTCCAACCTCTTTACCTGGTTTTGAATCATAACATCTCCACCAAGGGATATCGCTTCATACGAGTAACGCACTGGAAGAAAAGTTTTAGACTTCGGGAAAGACAATGGAACCACCAGAGAAACTCCTTCCGGCTGAGAAGCTTTTTCCAGAGTAAAAAGATATTCCCAGCCAGTTCTTAAAAGCTCCTGATTTTGCTTCTGCTGACAAAGCTCTTTCATACGTTCTATAAGTACGTCACGACTATTCCTCTTCTTTTCTGCTTCTACTGAAAGAGCTACAGATTGAGGAGCAAAAAATTTCTTAAGGTCTGACTTCCCAGAATAAACTGGCACTCTTTTCCCTCTTTCAGGGAGGGATGGCTTTGATGGAAGGAGATCGATTTCTCCCTCTTTCATCTTTGTTACTTCATGTTCTCTTCTTTTTTCTTTTTCCTGCATTGATCTTTTCAGTTTTTCTATAGATTGAGAAAGAGCCTCTTCATCAGGATGCTTTTCAAGTAACACTTCATAAAATTCAAGAGCTTTTCCATAGTCTTCCATACTCTCAAAACAAAAAGCACGCCCTCGAAGAGCATCATCATCGTCAGGACTCAATTCCAAAATTTCTCGATAATACTGTTCTGCCTCTCTGTAATGTTGAAATAGCAAAGCCCGTTTGGCTAGTCCTTTTCTTTCTTCTATAAGAGCAGTACGTAACTTCTCTTCTTCCATCGCTTCTTCTTTCAAAAAAAACTGTTGAATAGATGTAATCTTCTTCAGTATTTCCTCATTCTCTGGTTGTAATTGTAAGGCCTCTTGGTATAAAGGGAGGGCATTCTTGAAGTCCTCTTTATCAAAAAAGCAATGAGCCGCCCCTAGCAGAGCCTGCAGATTAGTGCGATCTCTTCGTAAAACCTCGTTATACGATTGTAATGCCTTCTCTTTCGAGTTAAGCGAGAAAAAGAGGTCTCCCAACCTAAGATAAGCTATACTATTTTCAGGATCTTGTTGTAGAACACGAAAATACGCATCTATAGCTTCCCCCTTGTCTCCCGCGTTCTCCAAAACTCTGCCTAACGCCAAAAGAGCCTCTATAAAATAAGGCTCTTTCTTTAACGCCCAGTTGTAATAATTAAGAGCTCGCTCATACTGTCCGTCGTTAAAGTAGCGATTTCCGCGGTCCAACAAAACCTCGGGAGTCGTATGTGTATAATAAAAATAAGCTCCAACAGCAGTAGCGCCTAAAGCCGCTCCAATTATTGTTCTATGCCGAAAAACAAAAGCTTCGCCACGTTTTTTCTCAACAGGCTGCTTCACAGATTCTTCTACTATCTCTAAAGGCTCACTAAAATTCTTTTCCTCGCCTTGCTCGTCTAACTGAAGTTCTTCACTAAGGACATTGTTTACTT
It contains:
- a CDS encoding tetratricopeptide repeat protein, coding for MKKSLEDWLREETMEVSHSNKNLGLLVASINRSHEKNEVSARELRSLGLPVVALASDAEEEEMEAEVVEEELSLELKEGKEFSESFLEGQGLPEAWDLLATSGLSEELEYAENLEEHIEPEELIDQIYGEKSEVNNVLSEELQLDEQGEEKNFSEPLEIVEESVKQPVEKKRGEAFVFRHRTIIGAALGATAVGAYFYYTHTTPEVLLDRGNRYFNDGQYERALNYYNWALKKEPYFIEALLALGRVLENAGDKGEAIDAYFRVLQQDPENSIAYLRLGDLFFSLNSKEKALQSYNEVLRRDRTNLQALLGAAHCFFDKEDFKNALPLYQEALQLQPENEEILKKITSIQQFFLKEEAMEEEKLRTALIEERKGLAKRALLFQHYREAEQYYREILELSPDDDDALRGRAFCFESMEDYGKALEFYEVLLEKHPDEEALSQSIEKLKRSMQEKEKRREHEVTKMKEGEIDLLPSKPSLPERGKRVPVYSGKSDLKKFFAPQSVALSVEAEKKRNSRDVLIERMKELCQQKQNQELLRTGWEYLFTLEKASQPEGVSLVVPLSFPKSKTFLPVRYSYEAISLGGDVMIQNQVKRLDSLRRAIEINPGDRQVYLMMCQAWDALQNEQVENSGKSQNIVVSNEAFYSSLLAHAAFQADRPKEAWEAIERARKLAPDNLFIARFRLVLANSLNMGDKMSNPFQEG
- a CDS encoding RelA/SpoT domain-containing protein, yielding MEGRKAEEWGRVYLEKLSLYEEFTMRVKNLVQDLIRQDDMAVYGVQGWAKNPDDFMSELMGRGEDVISSLDAFPDLSQIRVLLHFPEDVRKVEKILQQEFLVDLAHSVTTSSLVDDPERFGYPAISYVVSLSSERSRLREWSQYRDLKCTVQVRTVIQEAWASIAPKVSHTATDSLTQKKLKRKLLRLSALLEEADEGFLDLWESTKESAVPVAPVRTEPFSASELESRPLTRQALADYFKEHLEIPEEWAANAVKAGFPAYYPTEEYLAESFTYLHNILQAAEINTIEDLEDFLEEVRKDGYGIEQLETVGKAFEKENADWRVDGFSALFLLVLNLKWDILQGKDLVASGIKKGSDRIKGLGN